The following coding sequences lie in one Pseudoxanthomonas sp. SE1 genomic window:
- a CDS encoding SCO family protein produces MFNKKIGLILILALAAGLGLLAAQTFFGPVTPATQWPATQTVTLFPQARPLPPFSLRQSDGTQLADGELKGHWTLVFLGFTFCPDVCPTTLAELAQAQAQWKDLPDSTRPRVLFVSVDPERDTPTRIGEYAHAFHPDTMAATADVPTLENFAKSLGFVFMKVPGDGFEQNPNDYSMDHSSAIGVLDPQGRLAGLIRPPFQPKAIAADMRALTEASTK; encoded by the coding sequence ATGTTCAACAAGAAGATCGGCCTCATCCTCATCCTGGCGCTCGCCGCCGGCCTGGGCCTGCTGGCCGCACAGACGTTCTTCGGCCCGGTCACGCCCGCCACCCAATGGCCGGCCACGCAGACGGTGACCCTGTTCCCGCAGGCGCGTCCGCTGCCGCCCTTCTCGCTGCGCCAGTCGGACGGCACCCAACTGGCCGACGGCGAGCTGAAGGGTCATTGGACGCTGGTCTTCCTGGGCTTCACCTTCTGCCCGGACGTTTGCCCGACCACGCTGGCCGAACTGGCCCAGGCGCAGGCGCAGTGGAAGGACCTGCCCGACTCCACCCGCCCGCGCGTGCTGTTCGTCTCGGTCGACCCGGAACGCGACACGCCCACCCGCATCGGCGAGTACGCCCACGCCTTCCATCCCGACACGATGGCCGCCACGGCCGATGTCCCGACGCTGGAGAACTTCGCCAAGTCGCTCGGCTTCGTCTTCATGAAAGTGCCCGGTGACGGCTTCGAGCAGAACCCGAACGACTACAGCATGGACCACTCCTCGGCGATCGGCGTGCTGGACCCGCAGGGCCGCCTGGCCGGCCTGATCCGACCGCCGTTCCAGCCGAAGGCGATCGCAGCGGACATGCGCGCGCTGACCGAGGCGTCGACGAAATGA
- a CDS encoding copper resistance protein NlpE N-terminal domain-containing protein — translation MKRLFVVPGVAVSLAASAASPTPAAFAGPFFGSLPSTGCVMQNVLLDLRADGRYTLQAHCQDDLHAAPARAGRWSVTWNGTCVQLTPDDDQPTQEFAIHDDDLLVLTLGSCIEPVEDPRGRTLRRADTAGDR, via the coding sequence ATGAAACGGCTTTTCGTCGTGCCGGGCGTCGCCGTGTCGCTGGCGGCTTCGGCCGCCAGCCCGACACCGGCGGCCTTCGCCGGTCCGTTCTTCGGCAGCCTGCCGTCCACCGGCTGCGTGATGCAGAACGTGTTGCTGGACCTGCGCGCCGACGGACGCTACACCCTGCAGGCGCACTGCCAGGACGACCTGCACGCCGCACCGGCACGTGCCGGCCGCTGGTCGGTGACGTGGAATGGCACCTGCGTGCAGCTCACGCCGGACGATGACCAGCCGACGCAGGAATTCGCCATCCATGACGACGACCTGCTGGTGCTGACCTTGGGCAGTTGCATCGAACCGGTCGAAGACCCGCGCGGGCGCACGCTGCGGCGCGCGGACACCGCCGGGGATCGCTGA
- the rimO gene encoding 30S ribosomal protein S12 methylthiotransferase RimO, translating into MSLQNPKVGFVSLGCPKALVDSERILTQLRVEGYDIVPTYDAADVVVVNTCGFIDSAVAESLDAIGEAMNQNGKVIVTGCLGKRPEQIREQYPDVLAISGPQDYQSVMEALHEALPPKHDPFVDLVPDYGIKLTPRHYAYLKISEGCNHRCSFCIIPSMRGDLVSRPVDDVLREAERLVRGGVKELLVVSQDTSAYGVDVKYAEREWRGKAYQTRMKALCEGLGELDAWVRLHYVYPYPHVDDVVPLMAENKVLPYLDIPFQHASPRILKLMKRPGAVDKTLERVKRWRSICPDITLRSTFIVGFPGETDQEFEELLQFLDEAQLDRVGAFAYSPVEGAAANLLPDPVPEEVKQERLARFMEKQAEISAARLEAKIGTVQQCLVDLIEDDIAVARSKADAPEIDGLVHIQNGGELGLRVGQFVDVEITESDEHDLIGDAIAGTAGTPLDLKVL; encoded by the coding sequence ATGTCCCTGCAGAACCCCAAGGTGGGCTTCGTCAGCCTCGGCTGCCCGAAGGCCCTGGTCGACTCCGAACGCATCCTCACCCAGCTCCGCGTGGAGGGATACGACATCGTGCCGACCTACGACGCGGCGGACGTGGTGGTGGTGAACACCTGCGGCTTCATCGATTCCGCGGTGGCCGAATCGCTGGACGCCATCGGCGAGGCGATGAACCAGAACGGCAAGGTCATCGTCACCGGTTGCCTGGGCAAGCGCCCGGAGCAGATCCGCGAGCAGTACCCCGACGTGCTGGCGATCAGCGGTCCGCAGGACTACCAGAGCGTGATGGAAGCGCTGCACGAAGCGCTGCCGCCGAAGCACGACCCCTTCGTCGACCTGGTGCCGGACTACGGCATCAAGCTGACGCCGCGGCATTACGCCTATCTGAAGATCTCCGAAGGCTGCAACCACCGGTGCAGCTTCTGCATCATCCCGTCGATGCGTGGCGATCTGGTGTCGCGCCCGGTCGATGACGTGCTGCGCGAGGCCGAGCGCCTGGTGCGCGGAGGGGTGAAGGAATTGCTGGTGGTCTCGCAGGACACCTCCGCCTACGGCGTGGACGTGAAGTACGCCGAGCGCGAATGGCGCGGCAAGGCGTACCAGACGCGGATGAAGGCACTGTGCGAAGGGCTGGGCGAACTCGATGCCTGGGTACGCCTGCACTACGTGTACCCGTATCCGCACGTCGACGACGTGGTTCCGCTGATGGCCGAGAACAAAGTGCTGCCGTACCTGGACATCCCGTTCCAGCATGCCAGCCCGCGCATCCTCAAGCTGATGAAGCGCCCCGGCGCCGTCGACAAGACGCTGGAGCGGGTGAAGCGCTGGCGTTCCATCTGCCCCGACATCACCCTGCGCTCGACCTTCATCGTTGGCTTCCCGGGTGAGACGGACCAGGAGTTCGAGGAGCTGTTGCAGTTCCTCGACGAAGCGCAATTGGATCGCGTCGGTGCATTCGCCTATTCGCCGGTCGAAGGCGCCGCCGCGAACCTGCTGCCGGATCCGGTGCCGGAAGAGGTCAAGCAGGAGCGCCTGGCGCGCTTCATGGAGAAGCAGGCGGAGATCTCCGCCGCGCGTCTGGAGGCCAAGATCGGCACCGTGCAGCAGTGCCTGGTGGACCTGATCGAGGACGACATCGCCGTGGCGCGCTCGAAGGCCGATGCGCCGGAGATCGACGGCCTGGTGCACATCCAGAATGGCGGCGAGCTGGGTTTGCGCGTCGGCCAGTTCGTCGACGTGGAGATCACCGAAAGCGACGAGCACGACCTGATCGGTGATGCCATCGCCGGAACGGCGGGCACGCCGCTCGATCTCAAGGTGCTGTGA
- the greB gene encoding transcription elongation factor GreB: MSRWRPPGEKSTALITREGHDRLKAELDDLWRARRPEVVKALATAAAEGDRSENAEYTYRKKQLGEIDRRVRYLSKRLEALRVVDTAPSDPEAVFFGATVELENLASGESSRYRIVGPDETDPVRGWISIDSPLARALLKKRIDDEFSVELPGGITRFVLVDVSYAG, translated from the coding sequence GTGTCGCGCTGGCGCCCGCCGGGCGAGAAAAGCACCGCCCTGATCACCCGCGAGGGCCATGACCGCCTGAAGGCGGAACTGGACGATCTGTGGCGCGCGCGTCGTCCGGAGGTGGTCAAAGCCCTGGCCACCGCCGCGGCCGAAGGCGACCGCTCGGAAAACGCCGAGTACACCTACCGCAAGAAGCAGCTGGGCGAAATCGACCGTCGCGTGCGCTACCTGAGCAAGCGGCTGGAAGCGCTGCGGGTGGTCGACACCGCGCCCAGCGATCCGGAGGCGGTGTTCTTCGGCGCGACGGTGGAACTGGAGAACCTCGCCAGCGGCGAGAGCTCGCGCTATCGCATCGTCGGTCCCGACGAAACCGACCCCGTGCGCGGCTGGATCAGCATCGATTCGCCGCTGGCGCGTGCGCTTCTGAAGAAACGCATCGACGATGAATTCTCGGTCGAATTGCCCGGCGGCATCACCCGCTTCGTGCTGGTGGATGTCAGCTACGCGGGCTGA
- the prmB gene encoding 50S ribosomal protein L3 N(5)-glutamine methyltransferase has protein sequence MTADVAAELHTIIDLIRYGASRFNAAGLTFGHSYDNALDEASHLVLHTLHLPPDLGPAYGQARVTSAEKAEVLALVERRVNEHIPVAYLTGEAWFAGLSFKSDARALVPRSPIAELIEAGFEPWLGGREVNHALDLCTGSGCIAIAMGHYNPDWQVDGVDISDDALALSAENKARLLADNVQFLKSDLFAGLTGKHYDLIVTNPPYVTNDETDALPREYSYEPELGLRAGDDGLDLVLKILRDAPLHLSQDGLLICEVGESERALVKLLPDVEFAWIEFKVGQMGIFAVECAELIRHNARITELAAARK, from the coding sequence ATGACCGCCGACGTCGCCGCCGAACTGCACACCATCATCGATCTGATCCGCTACGGCGCCAGCCGTTTCAACGCCGCCGGCCTGACCTTCGGCCACAGCTACGACAACGCGCTGGACGAGGCCTCCCATCTGGTGCTGCACACGCTGCACCTGCCGCCGGACCTGGGCCCGGCGTACGGACAGGCGCGCGTCACCAGCGCGGAAAAGGCAGAGGTGCTGGCGCTGGTCGAGCGTCGCGTCAACGAGCACATCCCGGTCGCCTACCTGACCGGCGAGGCCTGGTTCGCTGGGCTCAGCTTCAAGAGCGATGCGCGCGCGCTGGTGCCGCGTTCGCCGATCGCCGAACTGATCGAAGCCGGTTTCGAGCCCTGGTTGGGAGGGCGTGAAGTGAACCATGCACTCGACCTGTGCACCGGCTCCGGCTGCATCGCCATCGCGATGGGCCACTACAACCCGGACTGGCAGGTCGACGGCGTCGACATCAGCGACGACGCGCTGGCGCTGTCGGCCGAGAACAAGGCACGCCTGCTGGCCGACAACGTGCAATTCCTCAAGTCGGACCTGTTCGCCGGCCTTACCGGCAAGCATTACGACCTGATCGTCACCAATCCGCCCTACGTCACCAACGACGAGACCGATGCGCTGCCGAGGGAGTATTCCTACGAGCCGGAACTCGGCCTGCGCGCTGGCGACGATGGTCTGGATCTGGTGCTGAAGATCCTGCGCGACGCGCCGCTGCACCTGAGCCAGGACGGCCTGCTGATCTGCGAGGTGGGCGAGTCCGAGCGCGCGCTGGTCAAGCTGCTGCCGGACGTCGAGTTCGCCTGGATCGAGTTCAAGGTGGGGCAGATGGGCATCTTCGCCGTCGAGTGCGCCGAGCTGATCCGCCACAACGCCCGCATCACCGAACTCGCCGCCGCGCGAAAATAA
- a CDS encoding transglycosylase SLT domain-containing protein, with product MSFAVPACLRHWPVAAVLSLLLVSPVSLAQRVSARDRAAAEALEQRMAAAEKRYRDGLVLVANSDPRGATESDAALEDMEDVLDACIKQRGCQVPTLLATYKRLLKGNADAQGEDDAGEGDAIDALDDGTDHAIAAGAPVPETARTAALLNDQRHAFDRMVEYNPAVQAGIRRWLTDMRPALIDSFENYQNMRSDLYPAWERSGLPEALLFGIMAKESNGRVHSTSRAGAAGPMQFMFHTGARFGLGRDASGFDTRYDPYASGQASAAYMNERMRGLNNNIELALAAYNGGEGRAARVYRENPGLGFWDDVVYRQFPGETRDYVPMVIAAAWLFLHPRQYGLEFPKVSAQAAPLKLARDASIYELTICLGNGGTREGYMRTLRNLNPRYQAESWIPAGTTLKANARIVGLYNRHCVSGPRAELARTLVNADPAAAIRRALPTGSVAVGDVTPVAGVPTTVATGEPQAAEPKKEQTREYRVAKGDTLGRISQRFQCDLKKLARANKLKAPAYAVRPGQELKLESCGK from the coding sequence ATGTCGTTTGCGGTTCCTGCCTGTCTGCGCCACTGGCCCGTTGCGGCCGTCCTTTCCCTGCTGCTGGTCTCGCCTGTTTCACTGGCCCAACGGGTGTCCGCGCGTGACCGCGCTGCTGCTGAGGCGCTCGAACAGCGCATGGCCGCCGCCGAGAAGCGCTACCGCGATGGCCTGGTGCTGGTGGCCAACAGCGATCCGCGCGGCGCAACTGAGAGCGACGCGGCGCTGGAGGACATGGAGGACGTGCTGGACGCCTGCATCAAGCAGCGCGGCTGCCAGGTGCCCACCTTGCTGGCAACGTACAAGCGGCTGCTCAAGGGCAACGCCGATGCGCAGGGTGAAGATGATGCGGGCGAGGGCGACGCGATCGATGCGCTGGACGACGGCACCGACCACGCCATCGCAGCGGGCGCCCCGGTGCCGGAGACGGCGCGCACCGCGGCGTTGCTCAACGACCAGCGGCATGCATTCGATCGCATGGTGGAGTACAACCCGGCGGTCCAGGCCGGCATCCGCCGCTGGCTGACCGACATGCGCCCGGCGTTGATCGACAGCTTCGAGAATTACCAGAACATGCGCTCGGACCTGTACCCCGCTTGGGAGCGAAGCGGCCTGCCGGAAGCATTGCTGTTCGGCATCATGGCCAAGGAATCCAACGGGCGCGTGCATTCCACCTCGCGCGCGGGTGCGGCCGGGCCGATGCAGTTCATGTTCCACACCGGCGCCCGCTTCGGGTTGGGCCGCGATGCCAGCGGCTTCGATACGCGTTATGACCCGTATGCCTCCGGGCAGGCCAGCGCGGCCTACATGAACGAGCGTATGCGAGGACTGAACAACAACATCGAACTGGCGTTGGCCGCCTACAACGGTGGCGAAGGGCGCGCGGCGCGCGTCTATCGCGAAAACCCCGGCCTCGGCTTCTGGGATGACGTGGTCTACCGGCAATTCCCGGGCGAGACGCGGGACTACGTGCCGATGGTGATCGCGGCGGCGTGGCTGTTCCTGCACCCCCGCCAGTACGGGCTCGAGTTCCCGAAGGTCAGTGCGCAGGCGGCCCCGCTGAAACTCGCTCGTGATGCATCCATCTACGAGTTGACCATCTGCCTGGGCAATGGCGGTACGCGCGAGGGTTACATGCGCACGCTGCGCAACCTCAATCCTCGTTACCAGGCGGAAAGCTGGATCCCGGCCGGCACCACGCTGAAAGCCAATGCGCGCATCGTGGGCCTCTACAACCGCCATTGCGTCAGCGGTCCCCGTGCCGAACTGGCCCGCACGCTGGTCAATGCCGATCCTGCCGCCGCGATCCGGCGCGCGCTGCCAACGGGCAGTGTCGCGGTCGGCGACGTGACGCCGGTGGCGGGCGTACCGACCACGGTCGCCACCGGAGAACCCCAGGCGGCGGAACCCAAGAAAGAGCAGACGCGCGAGTACCGCGTTGCCAAGGGCGATACGCTGGGCCGTATTTCGCAGCGCTTCCAGTGCGACCTCAAGAAGCTTGCGCGGGCGAACAAATTGAAGGCGCCAGCGTACGCGGTGCGCCCGGGCCAGGAGTTGAAGTTGGAGAGCTGCGGGAAGTAG
- a CDS encoding helicase HerA-like domain-containing protein: MDPILLGKGVTDDIPVTLQPKFGNRHGLVAGATGTGKTVTLMTLAEGFSRMGVPVFMADVKGDVAGLAAAGDGSERVMQRAKDIGITDYAPGTNPVIFWDLYGKLGHPVRTTVSEMGPTLLSRILELNDTQSGVLDIVFKLADDRGLLLLDLEDLRALLGLVAAERKDISTSYGLVSTQSVGAIQRALLRLEQEGGEMFFGEPALELADLMRTNTDGRGVIGILAADQLILKPRLYSSFLLWLLSELFETLPEVGDLDKPKLVFVFDEAHLLFDDAPAALQQRIEQVVRLIRSKGVGVYFCSQFPDDVPDNILGQLGNRVQHALRAFTPRDQKAVKTAAETFVPNPKLDVAQAISKLGTGEALVSTLQEKGIPSPVQQTMVSPPRCRMGAISEAERQQVRNGSPVGGKYDTAIDRESAAEMLAKRAESTMEAANAPAAKTEKDDPDAGGFGQTVKDAVFGTKRRQGMIETMAKQTTRTIGTKLGNQIVRGILGSIFGGRR, encoded by the coding sequence ATGGATCCCATCCTGCTGGGCAAGGGCGTCACGGACGACATTCCGGTCACGCTGCAACCGAAGTTCGGCAATCGCCACGGCCTGGTGGCCGGCGCCACCGGCACCGGAAAGACGGTCACCCTGATGACGCTGGCCGAAGGCTTCTCGCGGATGGGCGTGCCGGTGTTCATGGCCGACGTGAAGGGCGACGTGGCCGGCCTGGCCGCCGCAGGCGATGGCAGCGAACGCGTCATGCAGCGCGCGAAGGACATCGGCATCACCGACTACGCGCCGGGCACCAATCCGGTGATCTTCTGGGACCTGTACGGCAAGCTGGGCCACCCCGTCCGCACCACGGTCAGCGAGATGGGCCCCACCCTGCTCTCCCGCATCCTCGAACTCAACGACACGCAGAGCGGCGTGCTGGACATCGTGTTCAAGCTGGCCGACGACCGCGGCCTGTTGCTGCTCGACCTGGAAGACCTGCGCGCGCTGCTCGGCCTGGTCGCCGCCGAGCGCAAGGACATTTCCACCAGCTATGGCCTGGTCAGCACGCAGTCGGTCGGCGCCATCCAGCGCGCGCTGCTGCGGCTTGAGCAGGAAGGCGGCGAGATGTTCTTCGGTGAACCCGCGCTGGAACTGGCCGACCTGATGCGCACGAACACCGACGGCCGCGGCGTGATCGGCATCCTGGCCGCGGACCAGCTGATCCTGAAGCCGCGCCTGTATTCCAGCTTCCTGCTGTGGCTGCTGTCGGAGCTGTTCGAGACGCTGCCGGAAGTCGGCGACCTGGACAAGCCCAAGCTGGTGTTCGTCTTCGACGAAGCGCATCTGCTGTTCGACGATGCGCCGGCCGCCCTGCAGCAACGCATCGAACAGGTCGTGCGCCTGATCCGCTCGAAGGGTGTAGGCGTGTATTTCTGTTCGCAGTTCCCCGACGACGTGCCCGACAACATCCTCGGCCAGCTGGGCAATCGCGTGCAGCATGCATTGCGCGCCTTCACCCCGCGCGACCAGAAGGCGGTGAAAACCGCCGCCGAAACGTTCGTGCCGAACCCGAAGCTGGACGTGGCCCAGGCCATCTCCAAACTGGGCACGGGCGAAGCGCTGGTTTCGACGCTGCAGGAGAAGGGCATCCCCTCGCCCGTGCAGCAGACGATGGTGTCGCCGCCGCGCTGCCGCATGGGTGCGATCAGCGAGGCCGAGCGGCAGCAGGTGCGCAACGGCAGTCCCGTGGGCGGGAAGTACGACACCGCCATCGACCGCGAATCCGCCGCCGAAATGCTGGCCAAGCGTGCGGAGTCGACGATGGAGGCCGCGAATGCGCCTGCCGCGAAGACAGAGAAGGACGATCCGGATGCCGGCGGCTTCGGCCAGACGGTGAAGGACGCGGTGTTCGGCACCAAGCGTCGCCAGGGCATGATCGAGACGATGGCCAAGCAGACCACGCGCACCATCGGCACCAAGCTGGGCAACCAGATCGTGCGCGGCATCCTGGGCAGCATCTTCGGCGGTCGACGCTGA
- a CDS encoding dienelactone hydrolase family protein: MGQWLPFESPHGRIHAWRADPEGPPRGALVVVQEIFGVNPHIRTVAEGFAREGYVALAPAYFDPVELGVELDYDADGIARGKALITALGLERASDITRAAADALAGHGRVGTVGYCWGGTVALLAALRLGLPSVSYYGARNLPFLDETPQAAVMFHFGEQDASIPPDMVQAHRDALPQMAVHTYPAGHGFNCDLRADYDPASAQIARQRTLDFFRTHLS, translated from the coding sequence ATGGGCCAGTGGCTGCCTTTCGAATCCCCGCACGGCCGCATCCACGCCTGGCGGGCCGATCCCGAGGGCCCACCGCGCGGTGCACTGGTCGTGGTGCAGGAGATCTTCGGCGTCAATCCGCATATCCGCACCGTGGCCGAAGGATTTGCGCGCGAGGGCTATGTCGCGCTGGCACCAGCCTACTTCGACCCGGTCGAGCTCGGCGTGGAACTGGACTACGACGCCGATGGCATCGCGCGCGGCAAGGCCCTGATCACTGCATTGGGCCTGGAACGCGCGTCGGACATCACCCGCGCCGCGGCTGATGCGCTGGCGGGCCACGGCAGGGTCGGCACCGTGGGCTATTGCTGGGGCGGCACCGTCGCGCTGCTCGCCGCGCTGCGGCTGGGCCTGCCGTCGGTCAGCTACTACGGCGCGCGCAACCTGCCGTTCCTGGATGAGACGCCGCAGGCGGCGGTGATGTTCCACTTCGGCGAACAGGATGCCTCCATCCCGCCGGACATGGTGCAGGCGCATCGCGACGCGCTACCGCAGATGGCGGTTCACACCTATCCCGCCGGACACGGGTTCAACTGCGACCTGCGGGCCGACTATGATCCCGCCAGTGCACAGATCGCGCGCCAGCGCACGCTCGATTTCTTCAGGACCCATCTTTCATGA
- a CDS encoding DUF3025 domain-containing protein — MTAPTTGAHAGTGRRRFVAPLREQVDAARFRHPLFEGFGEYLDLVTAARWPDIEDLNARMPLSGPRFVMQDAALLADGLHYEARIAQGRIATRAENWHDLFNAMVWMRHPILKQALNRQQCREVARWGTRERGPAQQALTQFDESGVIVQLRDTSLLDLWDRHDWQALFHANAGRWRDGGIAVVAVVGHALMEQALVPGRLLVGKCLVVPGDLADGVAHVAESMAAGATLAAPSELRPLPLAGIPGWHAEQCEAFYAQADYFRPLRERRVYPRPW; from the coding sequence GTGACCGCGCCCACGACAGGAGCACACGCGGGCACTGGCCGGCGTCGTTTCGTCGCCCCCTTGCGTGAACAGGTGGATGCCGCGCGTTTCCGGCATCCCTTGTTCGAGGGCTTTGGCGAATATCTGGACCTGGTGACGGCCGCACGATGGCCCGATATCGAGGACCTCAATGCGCGGATGCCGCTCTCGGGGCCTCGCTTCGTGATGCAGGACGCGGCCTTGCTCGCCGACGGGTTGCACTACGAGGCACGCATCGCGCAGGGGCGCATCGCCACGCGGGCGGAGAACTGGCATGACCTGTTCAACGCGATGGTCTGGATGCGTCATCCGATCCTCAAACAAGCGCTCAACCGGCAGCAGTGCCGCGAAGTCGCGCGATGGGGCACGCGAGAGCGCGGTCCTGCGCAGCAGGCCCTCACCCAGTTCGATGAAAGCGGTGTCATCGTGCAGCTGCGCGACACCAGCCTGCTCGACCTGTGGGACCGGCACGACTGGCAGGCCCTGTTCCATGCGAATGCCGGGCGCTGGCGCGACGGTGGCATCGCGGTGGTGGCGGTGGTCGGTCACGCGTTGATGGAGCAGGCGTTGGTGCCGGGACGCCTGCTGGTCGGCAAGTGCCTGGTGGTGCCCGGTGATCTGGCCGACGGTGTCGCGCACGTGGCCGAATCGATGGCGGCGGGTGCGACCCTCGCCGCGCCGTCAGAGCTTCGTCCGTTGCCCCTGGCAGGCATCCCCGGGTGGCACGCGGAACAGTGCGAGGCGTTCTACGCGCAGGCGGACTACTTCAGGCCGCTGCGGGAGCGTCGCGTGTATCCGCGGCCCTGGTGA
- the asd gene encoding archaetidylserine decarboxylase (Phosphatidylserine decarboxylase is synthesized as a single chain precursor. Generation of the pyruvoyl active site from a Ser is coupled to cleavage of a Gly-Ser bond between the larger (beta) and smaller (alpha chains). It is an integral membrane protein.), with the protein MSLLTSLTYVLPHRFLSSLARRLAYSTSPGTSRWLIDTVTRKFNVDLGEAAEPDPRAYPSFNAFFTRALKPGARVADSDPRALLMPADGHISQCGPIEHGRIFQAKGQSFTAAELLGDAAAAEPFRNGLFATVYLSPRDYHRVHMPWTGTLRETVHVPGRLFSVGTDAVANVPRLFARNERLVCHFDTDFGPMVSVMVGALLVSGVETVWSGEEIPAYGTAVTRKDYRGKGITLERFAEMARFNYGSTVIVLLPPGVAELAPNLKAESPVRLGQALARLR; encoded by the coding sequence ATGAGCCTGCTGACCTCGCTGACGTACGTCCTGCCGCACCGGTTCCTGTCGTCGCTGGCACGCCGGTTGGCGTATTCCACCTCGCCCGGCACCAGCCGCTGGCTGATCGACACGGTGACGAGGAAGTTCAATGTCGACCTCGGCGAGGCGGCCGAACCCGACCCGCGCGCCTACCCCAGCTTCAATGCCTTCTTCACCCGCGCGCTGAAGCCGGGCGCACGCGTCGCCGATTCCGATCCGCGCGCGCTGCTGATGCCGGCCGACGGCCACATCAGCCAGTGTGGCCCCATCGAGCACGGGCGCATCTTCCAGGCCAAGGGCCAGTCGTTCACCGCGGCCGAACTGCTCGGCGATGCCGCGGCAGCGGAGCCGTTCCGCAACGGCTTGTTCGCCACGGTCTACCTGTCGCCGCGCGACTACCACCGCGTGCATATGCCGTGGACCGGCACGCTCCGCGAGACCGTGCACGTGCCCGGCCGTCTCTTCAGTGTCGGCACGGATGCGGTGGCCAACGTGCCGCGCCTGTTCGCGCGCAATGAACGGCTGGTCTGCCATTTCGACACCGATTTCGGCCCGATGGTGTCGGTGATGGTGGGCGCGTTGCTTGTTTCGGGTGTGGAAACGGTGTGGAGCGGCGAAGAGATTCCTGCCTACGGCACCGCGGTCACGCGCAAGGATTACCGGGGCAAGGGCATCACGCTGGAGCGGTTCGCGGAGATGGCGAGATTCAACTACGGCTCGACGGTGATCGTGCTGTTGCCGCCGGGTGTGGCGGAACTGGCGCCGAATCTGAAAGCCGAATCACCGGTGCGATTAGGTCAGGCTCTCGCCCGACTGCGGTAA
- a CDS encoding HIT family protein, producing MSDFVLDPRLAADSVFIADGPLSQVRLMDDTRFPWLVLVPRVADVTEWLELDGGQQRLLLAEINQAGNLIRAQDGVQKLNIGALGNIVRQLHVHLVGRHDGDAAWPGPVWGSGAMVRHTPGALADEVARWQHRLR from the coding sequence ATGAGCGACTTCGTCCTCGACCCGCGATTGGCCGCCGACAGTGTTTTCATCGCCGACGGCCCGCTGTCGCAGGTGCGGCTGATGGACGACACCCGCTTCCCCTGGCTGGTGCTGGTGCCGCGCGTCGCCGACGTCACCGAATGGCTGGAGCTGGACGGCGGCCAACAGCGCCTGCTGCTGGCGGAAATCAACCAGGCGGGCAACCTGATCCGCGCGCAGGACGGCGTGCAGAAACTCAACATCGGCGCGCTCGGCAACATCGTGCGGCAACTGCATGTCCATCTGGTCGGACGGCATGACGGTGATGCGGCATGGCCAGGACCGGTGTGGGGCAGCGGCGCGATGGTCCGGCACACCCCCGGCGCGTTGGCTGATGAAGTCGCGCGCTGGCAGCACCGGCTGCGATGA
- a CDS encoding transposase, whose amino-acid sequence MISAFGTAMREVQQTLPFSMPAWVILPDHLHVIWTLPEGDTDYPRRWSIIKRRTSQLAELPPMARSCSMVARRESGLWQRRYWEHLIRDTDDLHRHVDYIHFNPVRHGHADAPAAWPYSSFSRHVHAGAYDGNWRATRDIDTLDAGEP is encoded by the coding sequence GTGATCTCGGCCTTCGGCACGGCAATGCGCGAAGTTCAGCAAACGCTGCCATTCTCGATGCCGGCCTGGGTCATTCTGCCGGACCACCTTCATGTGATCTGGACACTTCCAGAGGGCGATACGGACTATCCACGACGCTGGTCGATCATCAAGCGCAGGACATCCCAACTGGCTGAACTGCCGCCGATGGCGCGCTCCTGTTCGATGGTCGCGCGTCGCGAAAGCGGGCTATGGCAACGACGCTATTGGGAACATCTCATACGCGACACCGATGACCTGCATCGGCATGTCGACTACATCCACTTCAATCCCGTCCGGCACGGCCACGCGGATGCTCCCGCAGCGTGGCCCTATTCCAGTTTCTCCCGACATGTCCATGCGGGCGCCTATGACGGCAATTGGCGTGCAACCCGCGACATCGATACCTTAGACGCCGGCGAACCGTAG